From Malassezia restricta chromosome VIII, complete sequence, the proteins below share one genomic window:
- a CDS encoding cytochrome p450: MADMPFFSVKDALYAVLGLAGLALALPVIFVAHQLLLSLYRMTIGEMIHPWRHIPKVKSTDPLKILFGDFRAIKKAEPGEQHVKWMNELGPVYRYHHTFNVPRVLLADPKALLHVLSPSRAYQYPKPEYTSTFLRSVLGDGLVSIDGQNHARQRKIIAPAFAPSVVKDFQPAVHRHAHKLVKKLQAITRQEIDRHTGKIPKDTEITGQAPSDRDVALAHPENQAVVDVLFWLSRTTLDIIGEIGFDFDFQSLEHGNKDRLAGAMNTLMEAVLNVDMAVALYLILSEKPSMSWLRKIPTKRSTTIHNARAIVDEQAAIIVERLRNDILSENQGVSKDSFDDDTSGRNKSLVSRMIRANMATDLKASERMSNEELMGQMTTLIIAGHETTATQNSWALWLLAMNPDVQERLRKEVQEAHAKEMAELDSLSEEEREIYNTQPVRDIYSLHYLDNVVKESIRMMPSIPSTIRVALKDDVVPLSRSYKRADGKGTYNSIVMPKGHELFIPLNVIQLSKDLWGEDAQDFNPDRWDNLPKSVIDAKLPPGQLFAFLAGPRSCVGKQTAILETLVLLAHLLLHFRFDVVPDWTLVQRQQIVRRAFVEGQWPEGIRMPLILTPLN, translated from the coding sequence ATGGCTGACATGCCCTTCTTCAGCGTGAAGGATGCGCTGTATGCTGTTTTGGGCCTTGCGGGTCTTGCTCTGGCTCTCCCGGTGATTTTCGTCGCGCATCAGCTGCTTCTGTCGCTGTATCGCATGACCATCGGTGAGATGATTCACCCATGGAGGCATATCCCGAAGGTGAAGAGCACGGATCCTTTGAAGATTTTGTTTGGTGATTTCCGTGCTATCAAGAAGGCTGAGCCTGGTGAGCAGCACGTCAAGTGGATGAACGAGCTGGGTCCTGTGTACCGCTACCACCACACCTTCAACGTGCCGCGTGTGCTACTTGCTGACCCGAAAGCCCTGCTTCATGTTCTGAGCCCATCTCGTGCGTACCAGTACCCCAAGCCTGAGTACACGAGTACTTtcttgcgcagcgtgcTGGGTGACGGTCTTGTGTCGATCGACGGTCAGAACCATGCACGTCAGCGCAAGATTATTGCTCCTGCATTTGCTCCGAGTGTCGTGAAGGACTTTCAGCCCGCTGTGCATCGTCACGCTCACAAGCTGGTGAAGAAGCTGCAGGCTATTACGCGTCAGGAAATTGATCGCCACACGGGCAAAATCCCCAAGGATACGGAGATTACCGGTCAGGCTCCTTCGGATCGTGACGTGGCTCTGGCGCATCCCGAGAACCAGGCCGTAGTGGATGTGCTGTTTTGGCTTTCTCGTACGACGCTGGACATCATTGGCGAGATCGGCTTTGACTTTGACTTCcagtcgctcgagcatggTAACAAGGACCGTTTGGCTGGTGCGATGAACACGCTGATGGAGGCTGTGCTGAATGTGGACatggcggtggcgctgTACCTGATTCTTTCGGAGAAGCCCAGCATGAGTTGGCTGCGCAAGATCCCTACGAagcgcagcacgacgatcCACAACGCCAGGGCCATTGTGGATGAGCAAGCTGCCATCATTGtggagcgcctgcgcaaCGATATTCTGTCTGAGAACCAGGGTGTGTCGAAGGACAGCTTTGATGATGACACGTCCGGCAGGAACAAGTCGCTTGTGTCGCGCATGATTCGTGCGAACATGGCGACGGACCTCAAGGCGTCGGAGCGCATGTCGAACGAGGAATTGATGGGTCAGATGACGACGCTGATTATTGCTGGTCATGAGACGACAGCTACGCAGAACAGCTGGGCATTGTGGCTGCTCGCCATGAATCCCGACGTGCAGGAGCGTCTCCGCAaggaggtgcaggaggcgcATGCTAAGGAGATGGCTGAGCTTGACTCGCTGTCGGAGGAGGAGCGTGAGATCTACAACACGCAGCCGGTGCGTGATATTTACTCGCTGCACTACCTCGACAACGTTGTGAAGGAGTCGATCCGTATGATGCCCTCGATTCCCAGCACGATCCGTGTGGCTTTGAAGGATGATGTGGTGCCGCTTTCGCGCTCGTACAAGCGTGCTGACGGCAAGGGCACGTACAACTCGATCGTGATGCCCAAGGGCCACGAGCTCTTCATTCCTCTCAATGTGATCCAGCTCTCGAAGGACCTGTGGGGTGAGGATGCGCAAGACTTTAACCCTGACCGCTGGGACAACCTGCCCAAGAGTGTCATTGACGCCAAGCTGCCGCCGGGTCAGCTGTTTGCTTTCCTTGCTGGTCCCCGCTCGTGTGTCGGCAAGCAGACGGCCATCCTTGAGACGCTGGTTCTGTTGGCACACTTGCTACTTCACTTCCGCTTCGATGTGGTGCCTGACTGGACGCTTGTGCAGCGTCAGCAGATTGTCCGGCGTGCCTTTGTCGAGGGCCAGTGGCCGGAAGGTATCCGCATGCCGCTGATTCTGACGCCACTCAACTAA
- a CDS encoding dUTP pyrophosphatase: protein MSVRLLVKRNPAYPLAKLPVRGSAQAAGYDLFACEDAVIPKGGRAVVQTGIHVALPEGHYGRVAPRSGLAVKHGIDVGAGVVDSDYRGLLGVVLFNFGSDDFQFRAGDRIAQLVIEKISTPDVEEVDSLDDTTRGSGGFGSTGGFSSAK, encoded by the exons ATGTCGGTCCGCCTGCTGGTAAAGCGCAACCCTGCCTACCCCCTCGCCAAGCTGCCTGTCCGTGGCAGTGCACAGGCAGCAGGCTACGATCTTTTCGCGTGTGAAGATGCCGTGATTCCCAAGGGCGGACGCGCCGTCGTACAGACCGGTATTCATGTGGCCCTGCCTGAGGGACACTATGGCCGTGTCGCCCCCCGCAGTGGCCTGGCCGTGAAGCACGGCATTGACGTGGGTGCCGGTGTGGTCGACTCTGACTACCGCGGCTTgctgggcgtcgtgctctTCAACTTTGGCTCCGACGACTTCCAGT TCCGTGCCGGCGACCGCATTGCACAGCTCGTCATTGAGAAGATCTCAACGCCCGATGTCGAGGAAGTGGactcgctcgacgacacgACACGCGGCAGCGGTGGATTCGGGTCTACGGGTGGATTCTCTAGCGCTAAGTAG
- a CDS encoding putative methyltransferase, whose amino-acid sequence MTSSPQGLFQLTGPDAYRVEDADEEVYLLHVRSGENTEGLGVVDSKHDTLCVTLRISSQAGRSCPEDIQVVLHQNCTALRSRAGDTGSVAWRCSTFFAEHMLQQLWGTWPGPSLFHAQSFSACRVLELGAGTGVLPACLFAHPGWLHPSSRPIRWIATDRADNMPLLTKNVGGGRYDHAHAQVSVRELDWLDVQAASGRVLDRLRTDILSAYEGAYPDLILCLDCVYNPALHRPLLSTLHAFCQPQHTAVLLVMQLRDVDNTLEFLTSWLSASWTVYHVPESLLPPPMQTAYVAWVAWRTV is encoded by the coding sequence ATGACATCATCACCGCAAGGGCTCTTTCAGCTGACGGGCCCCGATGCGTACCGCGTCGAAGACGCCGACGAAGAAGTGTACCTGCTTCACGTACGCAGCGGGGAAAATACCGAGGGACTCGGCGTGGTCGATAGCAAACACGATACGCTGTGCGTGACGCTTCGTATATCGAGCCAGGCAGGCCGCTCATGTCCCGAGGACATCCAAGTCGTGCTGCACCAAAACTGCACGGCCCTGCGATCTCGCGCTGGTGATACCGGCAGCGTagcatggcgctgcagcacgtTCTTTGCCGAGCACATGCTTCAGCAGCTCTGGGGCACATGGCCCGGGCCCTCGCTCTTTCACGCACAGAGCTTCTCCGCCTGCCGTGTGCTCGAGCTGGGCGCGGGCACCGGTGTCCTGCCCGCCTGCCTGTTTGCGCATCCCGGCTGGCTTCATCCGTCGTCGCGGCCCATCCGCTGGATCGCCACAGACCGCGCGGACAACATGCCACTCCTCACCAAGAacgtcggtggcggccgtTACGATCATGCACACGCCCAAGTATCTGTACGTGAACTAGACTGGCTTGACGTACAGGCTGCATCTGGCCGCGTGCTGGACCGACTACGGACAGATATTCTCTCAGCCTACGAGGGAGCCTATCCCGACCTCATCCTGTGCTTGGACTGCGTCTACAATCCCGCCTTGCACCGCCCGCTCTTGTCTACACTGCATGCATTCTGTCAGCCGCAGCACACTGCGGTCCTACTGGTGATGCAGCTTCGGGACGTGGACAATACGCTCGAGTTTCTCACGTCATGGCTGTCCGCATCGTGGACCGTATACCACGTCCCCGAatcgctgctgccgccTCCGATGCAAACGGCCTACGTGGCCTGGGTGGCATGGCGCACGGTGTAA
- a CDS encoding peptidyl-prolyl cis-trans isomerase SDCCAG10: MSTLYVTEPPTDGKVLLHTPKGEIEIELWSKEAPKACRNFVALALEGYYDQCVWHRIVPGFIIQTGDPTGTGHGGESFYGAPFENERHQRLRFHRRGLVAMANTGEHNTNESQFFITLDATPELQNKYTIFGCVGGSTIYNVLSLADVEISATEPDRPVYPPKLLRAEVIHHPFTDLVPRITPAERQAQQEARALAAQRQGTMERQRKRPKKNTTLLSFGDEEDAPLVTEKKPMSSHDLLHDKRLSKATMLSSKPATKPQPPPRLEPAPEPEPTPSPEPAPEPTAQPSHELTAPRPPTSSAPAPSSVSSLAALLQAYKKDRGHEHDTLSRLDAFQKRMRSEAPAPQRHARSREAESEDEQDMREYGDDEDDDADWRSHTFQSDGRPLQGNDPLSVHDYQVVDPRASRGSLPASLSSHRERQAHEKARAP, translated from the coding sequence ATGTCGACCCTCTATGTGACCGAGCCGCCGACCGACGGCAAGGTGCTACTACACACGCCGAAGGGCGAAATTGAGATCGAGCTGTGGTCCAAAGAAGCGCCCAAGGCTTGCCGCAACTTTGTCGCACTCGCCCTCGAGGGCTACTATGATCAATGTGTGTGGCACCGCATCGTGCCCGGCTTTATTATCCAGACGGGCGATCCGACCGGGACAGGCCACGGCGGCGAATCGTTCTATGGCGCGCCATTTGAAAATGagcgccaccagcgcctCCGATTCCATCGCCGGGGCCTCGTGGCGATGGCCAATACCGGCGAACACAACACGAATGAAAGCCAGTTTTTCATCACGCTCGACGCGACGCCCGAGCTGCAAAACAAGTACACGATCTTTGGATGCGTAGGAGGCTCTACCATTTACAATGTGCTGTCGCTTGCCGACGTCGAGATATCCGCGACAGAGCCGGACAGGCCCGTATACCCGCCCAAGCTCCTGCGTGCCGAAGTGATCCACCATCCGTTTACGGACCTCGTGCCACGAATCACGCCAGCTGAGCGTCAGGCTcagcaagaagcgcgcgcgtTGGCCGCTCAGCGCCAGGGCACCATGGAGCGTCAACGAAAACGACCCAAGAAGAATACCACGCTCCTCAGCTTTGGCGATGAAGaagatgcgccgctcgtgacTGAAAAGAAGCCCATGAGCAGTCACGATTTGCTCCACGATAAGCGCCTCAGCAAAGCAACTATGCTCTCGAGCAAGCCAGCCACCAAGCCCCAGCCTCCGCCCAGGCTAGAGCCAGCGCCTGAGCCTGAGCCTACGCCCTCGCCCGAGCCAGCGCCCGAGCCTACGGCTCAGCCCTCGCACGAGCTCACGGCACCACGCCCACCGACTTCCTCGGCTCCCGCTCCCTCCTCCGTGAGCTCCTTGGCCGCTCTCCTGCAAGCCTACAAAAAGGACCGCGGCCACGAACATGATACCCTATCCCGTCTCGACGCATTCCAAAAACGCATGCGATCAGAGGCACCGGCGCCCCAGCGACATGCGCGCTCGCGTGAGGCAGAGAGCGAAGACGAGCAGGATATGCGCGAGtatggcgacgacgaggacgacgacgcagatTGGCGGTCCCATACATTCCAGTCGGATGGTAGGCCGCTGCAGGGGAACGACCCTTTGTCCGTGCACGACTACCAAGTCGTCGATCCACGCGCCTCCAGGGGCTCCTTGCCTgcctcgctcagctcgcATCGCGAGAGACAGGCACACGAAAAAGCACGCGCACCATAG